The following nucleotide sequence is from Solanum dulcamara chromosome 7, daSolDulc1.2, whole genome shotgun sequence.
TGATGCTGTGATGGCAACTAATGCTCCATTCTTGCGGGCTTCCTTGCAGACTTTTGAAATAGTTCGGACTGTATCAGGAAGTTCAAACAAGTATCCCTCCACAACCAATATATTTGTTTTGGTAATTGCCTCCACCAAGCATGGGTCATAGTTTATCCTTGATGACGTACCCTGATGTCACAATAGTAGCAGAGAAAAGCAGTTAAAAAGACATGCTGCAGAAGGGACACTCACTAAAACGAGATGTGGAAAGCAAAATAAAGCATTGATGCAATTTGAACCAGTGAGCAAGGTTTTTTCCATCCTATGTTTGCTCAGACACTCCAAAATTGTTGCCGCACCGGTGTCAGATTCCAAACtgcactacttttggagtatCCGACACGCAACCATCAACATTTTTGAGGAGTCCAAGTAACATAGGTTCTATCTTTGTTTGTATAAGGcctatgaaagaaaaaaaaacactctCTCTTGTTCTATGAGGCCCATAACACTGTATCATTGCAAAGCAAAAGGCAGCTAAACAGACGGTCTTTCCTGACTTGCAGTAAGAGAACAATGCATATTGCATACAAGACTTTGCTGAGCCACAATAACCCACTATTTATCCCACCAAGGAGAAGACCACGAGAAAAGGGAATTTTCTGTTCTCTTTATCTTTTCTTCtccattaaaagaagaaatCACGCCTTTTTCTGACTCCTCTAGTTTGCTTTTCATAAAATGTATAACTAGCTCAGAGCCAGCCAAAAGAATTGTTAAACCATGGCTTAAAATGGTTTACTTACATAAGATAGTATTAGCAAAAGTAGTAAAGTTTAAGGTTCTTCCCGAGGTAAAGTCATTACAGGTCATaaccggaaaaaaaaaagaaaaggaaaaaggttCAATGGGTGAATTGATCAAGAACTCTTTCCCTTAAACCATGGATCATCAGCTCAAGGAACCAATTGAGCATACTGCAAGTAGATACCCATAGATAGTGATAGGGTGACAGGTTTGGAACTCTGGCTCGTATGCCATAAGGTCTACAATTATGTCTGGGAGAGGGTTACTCTAATCCACTCAGCACCCAGTTAGCTGCCATTTCCATGCAGAAAAGGATATGTTTGAGTTACTATAGAACATTTACTGACCTGGTATGCTAGCATTGTTCGCTGAGCATCCGAAGTTGTGAGGACTATCACAGTTCCTGTCGTCCCATCCTTCACTGGTGCTGAtaaaaaattcacatttgctCGTCGAAGTTTGGATCTATATACAAAGTGATACAGCTCCTGTCAGTGGTCAGTCTAATTGACGCACTAGGATCAAAACCAATCATTGGACAGTATACAACAAACTCTCTCAAGCACCCCATTTAATTGTTGGAaggttttaaaatttttcatatataaatCATGAGAGTGGACATTCATTCAAAAATCTAGGATGCATAACACCAAAAGATTCTGTGTTCCATCAACTAGTGAAATCTCAGAGATCCATGTACAGCTTGTAGTGAGAGTTTTTGCAGTGGTCCGGCCCCCCACCCCCATACCCAACCGATGActgcagcaccatcaaaatgACACGACATGGGGAAAAAAGTGGGAGTGGGGGGAGATATTTGACTAGTGATAGTCCAGTGGTAAGAGCCCTTTGCTTCTAATCATACAAGTAAGGGTTCGATTCACCAATGGAGTAGTAGTAGGAAAAGCAGTTGTTGAGATCCTAGGTAAGGGGTTCAAAGGGAGGACTTCACAATATCAATCCCAAAAACGTAAATGGGATAAGACTAAAAGAGTTGAACTTTACCTGTAAAATCCACCCAACGGATCACTTCCAATACTACCAGCCAAAGCCACATTCAGAGCAGGACCAGCTATTGGCTGACCACCAAGCCTGGCCAAGGCAACCAGACTATTAGAAAGTGAACCACCTGCAGCGGCCTTGTAGCTACATCCGTCCATCGCACGCAAAACTTTACCCCTTTCCTCATGATTGACAACCTTTCTGGTACCCTTCTCTAATCCAAGCCTTTCCAGAAACTCATTGTCAACCGTGCCAGAAAAATCAACCTGTATAATCACCAAAGAACATCACTACATGTAAGAAGCTGGTACTATAACAAAGATATATCTGTCTATTGTCTCAACATTGTGAAACTTCGGTGGGAGCAATGACAAACCAAATAAAGCAATACAGTGAAGTTAATGCCAGTTAGGGTAGTGTGGTGCATACTGCCATAGTGTCATTCATGAAAgagaagattttttttaaaaaaaaaaaagataagaagACAAAGGATTATACATAAATTTCACTCATTCTGAATTAGAAATACATCTAGATATAGCTTTAAGGTATATGAACAACTAAACGAAAGCAAAACATTATCTGTAAGGGAGTAAAAAGCATAGGGATCCttcaacatcctttttatttcaATTCAATCCTAGGAAGACCCATAGGAACTTATATACAAACTTGTTTTCCGGATTCTCCCCCTACAATGTAAGAACACATTAATATGGAATTAATCAATATTCCCATCATTCACTGTTTGTCATAAAGGGATTACAGAACTGCTCCATTtcatttataaatataaaaaaacataGTCCCTCCGTTTTAATCTATTTGTCTTACTTTGCTTTTTAGTCCAGTCCAAAAAGAATGGTTCTTTCCTCTTTTTTTGGCAATTTTGGtacattattttttactttaacacCACAAGTCGTGCCAAGTCAAAACTAGACGATCAAATCGACAACAGAGGGAGTACATTCTAACAATTGGGCCTCCTCTAAAACATTCCTACTGACAATTAAGTACAAAATGAAAAGGGGTGCAAGGGAATTTACCATAGCTTGGCCAAGGCCTAATACATCCCATCTTTGAGGAAGATCGGAATTTGAATAACCCACATCTTCCTCATCAACAATCAACACTTGGTCTTCATCGTCAGTTTCACACCCTTGTTCCTCATTTTCACCCGACCCAATTTCCGAGCTTTCCCCATCAGAATTTCTACCAGAAGAGGAAAATTCAAATTCAGAGGAAGACGAAAAGGCCCTCGGAACCACATAATCGGCAGCCGACATAGAACAACCCGAAGAAACGAAAAAACACGAACTGGAACCGAAATTTCTATTGCTTGATGTAACATGGCTGAAATTAGACTGATTCCTTAAAAGGGTAAGTAGAGAAGACGGCGGAGATGAAGTTTCTGAAGATAAAAAGGACGGGAAAGCTCTGGTAActgtagaagaagaagaagaagaagataaggagagaagagaaaaagacatggtttttttttctttcaagaatttctattttgaggtgAAAGCAAGAATAGAAAAAAGGGTATTTATGGGCTATTAATGTAGTGATGATAGTGAAAAACGAAGCTCCGTTCAAATCTAGTGCCCGCCGTCTTCTTCGCAGGGAGCAAAGAGGCCTCAGGCTCCGGTCACCTGTGAACGTGGGTCGAAATGTATCCCTACTTTATCATCAACTGGCTTCCCgactatatattatatatttatttttcgaTAATTTCGTAATATCtctacaattattatttttatggaaaaaattcaaatatgccCTATATTAGAAATGGCTCAAAAATGTTCTTCTTTCACCTATTAgatcaaaaatatctttaacttattagaaataatttaaatttgtcaTTCCCTCTACCTATTAGATAAAAAACCTCTTAACATATTAGAAATGACTCAAAATTtactaattttaattatatatgtcaataatttttttaacagtactttaacaattatttatttttttatttgtattttaaaaaaaaaatcttgctTGTTTGTCTTATCTAATAAAAGTATttgctttaaataaaatatatgaactAACGTGTGAATTAACCCGAATGTATGTtgtgtaaaaatattatcttagtCATGGAAAAGAGGGATTTCATTATGTATACccataaaaagataatttttgatgaatttttttcTGAGTATAAATACAGTAATAGTTAAcataatttatacaaaaatttCAGTAGTTTTAAAAGACTATAATTTTTagataatgaaaaaaatatataattaagatgCTAATAGAtgtaaaattaatcaaaaatttgagttttaatttattcaaatttaaaggctaaaaagaattttaaaaaatatttgatattataaaaatttatatttattgataaaatatattaaaatcgCACGAAATGCGggaatattaaataatatttaatagttGATAAACATACTTTTTGGTAGAAGGAGGGCAAGTTTGAATCACTTCTAATAGGTTAAGAGCATTTTTGATCTAATAGGTGGAAGGAGGACgtttttgaattatttctaTACGTTAAGAACATTTTTAATCCAATAGGTGGAAGAAGAGCATTTATGAATAATTTCTAATACGTTAAGGACATTTTTAAACATTTTCCGTTATTTTTATAATACCTTGcctcacttgaaattttgaaaataatttttttaaaacaagtAATTTCAAAGAAtagattttataatatttcataattaCTCTTTCTAACTTTAAATGTTAATGATTTATTAGTATCGGGTTGTTGCATTTACAATTTTTAAATGATCATGTGATATTTTAAATTGGGCTATCCATTCGATTTTGATTTTAAGATTTTAGTTATGGTTAAATCGACAATTTaataagatttatttttttatccctaattatgtaattatgattttggATGTTAAATACAAATCCATTTTTCGTTTGCATTTTGATAGTTGTTGTCGTGctgatgatatattttttttaagctctTCACTTGATGAGATTCTGTCTATCTGCGTAAACTGcgaacatatattttttttgtttgagagAGACATTGCTATAATGCTGCATCCAAATTTGCTACTTAATCAGAATGTAAACGAATTTATTTTGTCAATATAATTGTTTTACATAAACGAACTTGCAGCGAcgtgcttaaaaaaaaaaattgcaaatcGTTGCACTTGCAGCGATGctgttaaaaagaaagaaaaaaaattagttgaAAAATGCTGCTGTCGCAGcgatgtttttttttaaaaaataattttgataaaattgCAACAAGAGCAgtgattttaataaaaaaattaacggCGTTAAAAATAGCAAAAAAAATCGCTGCCGAGATAACGATTTGTCCCTTTATGCATTGAAGAAAAAAGTAGCCTTTGGCTCCGGACTCATGTTTTATTTGGTACTTCTTTtacatgttttaatttttatttttggtaattATCTTATTTCTTGGATacttttcctattatgtttaTATATTCTTACGGTTTAATTGGTTTCATGTTTCTTGTTTTCTCCGCTGTTTCGCTTggtgtgtatttttttttttatttaatataagattatttattgtatttatgaaTTTGGTTTGACAATGAatgataattttaaaatcttgtatcGACTTTGGTCCTTTATTTTTACGTCTTAAGCACATAAATTAAGATTGATAAggaaaaaacaaatttaaatagaaaaaatgactatataattattgttatactaAAACATGCATTTTCAACACATCAAAACTTTGGTATATATACCATGGATCATGACCCGTGACCTCTTTAGTTAGGTACGCATAAAAATGTTAGGTGTTtttaaagtaaatatttttatagtatttgggtaaaaattaaaaatgtttttaaactcttctttttaagcaaaagataaaaataagtcaaatgcTATACCTCATTTAAAGATTCTTATAATAAGCTCGTCTATTATTGGTTAAAAAGTATttcctttgttttattttacttgacttcaataccaaaaataaatatttcattttttgtatttatcttaataaatcaaaagagttttattattttttcttccgGCATTACCCTTAGtgttaattttatattttttttttgagaaagtaaaaaaattaaaaaaaataaatatatatccaTACATGTGAACTGTTTTTTAGCAAAGTTTAGGAgtatatataatctttttcaCGCATGAATTAGTTTTTGACTTCTTTGG
It contains:
- the LOC129895394 gene encoding uncharacterized protein LOC129895394 codes for the protein MSFSLLSLSSSSSSSTVTRAFPSFLSSETSSPPSSLLTLLRNQSNFSHVTSSNRNFGSSSCFFVSSGCSMSAADYVVPRAFSSSSEFEFSSSGRNSDGESSEIGSGENEEQGCETDDEDQVLIVDEEDVGYSNSDLPQRWDVLGLGQAMVDFSGTVDNEFLERLGLEKGTRKVVNHEERGKVLRAMDGCSYKAAAGGSLSNSLVALARLGGQPIAGPALNVALAGSIGSDPLGGFYRSKLRRANVNFLSAPVKDGTTGTVIVLTTSDAQRTMLAYQGTSSRINYDPCLVEAITKTNILVVEGYLFELPDTVRTISKVCKEARKNGALVAITASDVSCIERYYDDYWEIMANYADIVFANSEEARAFCHFSSNESPLSATRYLSHFVPLVSVTDGPKGSYIGVKGEAIYIPPSPCTPVDTCGAGDAYASGILYGILRGVSDLKNMGSIAAKVASVVVGQQGTRLRVQDAIGLAESFSVHCRNSTFWSDIGSDQISSL